One window from the genome of bacterium encodes:
- a CDS encoding HAD-IIIA family hydrolase, translating into MRAIVPAAGRGRRLEPATLTTPKPLLPVAGRPILAHVLDALAGAGIRDVVVVVGHLGDQIAAYLETRSGPRARVVVQSPLGGNGDAVRAARDYLDGPLLVAFGDTILCGDLSAAVRAGVTAIAVARVEDGRSYGIVETDDGGWVRRIWEKPAAPPSHDAVAGTFVFAEGRRLREALDEMAGRRHAAASPPGEVWLTDVVQRMIDRGERVRTFRVDAFYDCGTPERLAAAERALRAAGGPQGRGAGVSAGQAGGGRRAVFLDRDGVLIRDVVHLTDASQIEILPGAPAGVRRLHRAGWMIVVVTNQSVVARGMVSEDELRRIHDTLESRLLAHGAALDAIYYCPHHPEGAIDAYRVVCDCRKPAPGLLLRAASDLGIDLRASVMIGDAATDVEAGRRAGCRTVRLHGPAGEAPAGPAMARGRDADHVAADLAAAADWILAEMPASSGQPVDRGRL; encoded by the coding sequence GTGCGGGCGATCGTGCCGGCCGCCGGCCGGGGCCGGCGGCTCGAGCCGGCGACGCTGACGACGCCGAAACCGCTCCTGCCGGTGGCGGGGCGTCCGATCCTCGCGCACGTTCTCGATGCGCTGGCCGGCGCCGGCATCCGGGACGTCGTCGTGGTGGTGGGCCACCTGGGCGATCAGATCGCCGCGTACCTCGAGACGCGTTCCGGTCCGCGGGCGCGCGTTGTCGTTCAATCGCCGCTCGGCGGGAACGGCGACGCGGTGCGCGCCGCGCGCGACTATCTCGACGGGCCGCTGCTGGTCGCGTTCGGGGACACGATCTTGTGCGGTGATCTATCGGCGGCCGTACGCGCCGGCGTCACGGCGATCGCGGTCGCCCGCGTGGAAGACGGTCGCAGCTACGGGATCGTCGAGACGGATGACGGCGGATGGGTGCGCCGCATATGGGAGAAGCCTGCCGCGCCGCCGAGCCACGACGCGGTCGCCGGGACGTTCGTGTTTGCTGAGGGCCGGCGGCTGCGTGAGGCGCTCGACGAGATGGCCGGCCGGCGGCATGCGGCGGCGTCGCCGCCCGGCGAGGTGTGGCTCACGGACGTCGTGCAGCGCATGATCGACCGCGGGGAACGGGTTCGGACGTTTCGGGTCGACGCCTTCTACGATTGCGGCACGCCCGAGCGCCTCGCCGCGGCGGAGCGCGCCCTGCGCGCCGCGGGCGGCCCGCAGGGGCGAGGCGCCGGCGTCTCCGCCGGCCAAGCCGGCGGCGGCCGCCGCGCGGTGTTTCTCGACCGCGACGGCGTGCTGATCCGCGATGTCGTGCACCTGACAGACGCGTCGCAGATCGAGATCCTGCCCGGTGCGCCGGCGGGCGTTCGCCGTCTTCACCGCGCCGGCTGGATGATCGTGGTCGTCACGAACCAGTCGGTGGTCGCGCGCGGCATGGTCTCGGAAGACGAGCTGCGCCGCATCCACGATACGCTCGAGTCGCGGCTCCTCGCCCACGGCGCGGCCCTCGATGCGATCTACTACTGTCCGCATCATCCCGAGGGCGCGATCGATGCCTATCGGGTGGTGTGCGATTGCCGCAAACCGGCGCCGGGCCTGTTGCTGCGGGCGGCGTCCGATCTCGGAATCGATCTCCGTGCCTCGGTGATGATCGGGGACGCGGCAACCGACGTCGAGGCGGGACGGCGGGCGGGCTGCCGGACCGTGCGGCTTCACGGGCCGGCCGGCGAAGCGCCGGCCGGCCCGGCGATGGCCCGCGGGCGGGACGCCGATCATGTGGCGGCCGATCTCGCCGCCGCCGCGGACTGGATTCTCGCGGAGATGCCGGCGTCGTCCGGGCAGCCGGTTGATCGAGGCCGCTTGTGA
- the purH gene encoding bifunctional phosphoribosylaminoimidazolecarboxamide formyltransferase/IMP cyclohydrolase codes for MTIKRALLSVADKTGIVDLARGLAAFGCEIVSTGGTAAALREAGVPVSPLETLTGFPEILGGRVKTLHPAVHGGLLAVRADERHTEELSRHGIRPIDLVAVTLYPFEAALARGSGDPVLIEEIDIGGVTMLRAAAKNFHDVVVLSDPAQYGRALEEIARTHDVSLETRRRLAREAFRRTSAYDRAIGGWLEAAAESRASDAARGAGAPVGTGEFPAEIGFAFEKIQDLRYGENPHQRGAFYRDRAGGAESRAVPSVATARQISGKELSYNNIYDLDAALEVVREFGDAAAAVVKHGIPCGVAIAGSVREAYLRAREGDPVSAFGGIVAINRRVDRTAAEAIGETFLEAVIAPGFDEDAAALLGRKKAVRLLETGPLGPAGPRPGVDWRRVRGGLLVQDRDALDLVEADLKVVTSREPTADEWKDLRFAWTVCRHVRSNAIVFARGRGVVGVGAGQPNRVESVRIAGRVAGDRARGACMASEAFFPFADGVEAAAAVGIAAVIQPGGSRRDPEVIAAAETAGMAMVMTGLRHFKH; via the coding sequence ATGACGATCAAGCGGGCGCTGTTGAGCGTCGCGGACAAGACGGGCATCGTGGACCTCGCGCGGGGGCTGGCCGCCTTCGGCTGTGAAATCGTGTCGACCGGCGGCACGGCCGCCGCGCTGCGGGAGGCCGGCGTGCCCGTGTCCCCGCTCGAGACCCTGACGGGATTTCCCGAGATCCTCGGCGGTCGGGTGAAGACGCTCCACCCCGCGGTACACGGCGGGCTACTCGCGGTACGCGCGGACGAGCGGCACACCGAGGAGCTGTCGCGTCACGGAATCCGTCCGATCGATCTCGTCGCCGTAACGCTGTATCCGTTCGAAGCCGCGCTGGCCCGGGGGTCCGGCGACCCGGTTCTGATCGAAGAGATCGACATCGGCGGCGTGACGATGCTCCGCGCCGCCGCCAAGAATTTTCACGACGTCGTGGTGCTGAGCGACCCGGCGCAGTACGGTCGGGCGCTCGAGGAGATCGCCCGGACGCACGACGTCTCGCTAGAGACGAGGCGCCGGCTTGCGCGCGAGGCGTTCCGGCGGACGTCGGCCTACGACCGCGCGATCGGCGGCTGGCTCGAGGCCGCGGCGGAGTCCCGCGCGTCGGATGCCGCCCGCGGCGCCGGGGCGCCGGTCGGGACCGGCGAATTCCCCGCGGAGATCGGCTTCGCGTTCGAAAAGATTCAGGACCTGCGGTACGGCGAGAACCCTCATCAACGCGGAGCGTTTTACCGGGACCGCGCCGGCGGCGCTGAATCGCGCGCCGTGCCGAGCGTCGCCACCGCCCGGCAGATCTCCGGAAAGGAACTCTCCTACAACAATATCTACGACCTCGACGCGGCGCTCGAGGTCGTCCGCGAGTTCGGAGACGCGGCGGCTGCCGTCGTGAAACACGGCATTCCGTGCGGCGTCGCGATCGCGGGCAGTGTGAGGGAGGCGTACCTGCGCGCGCGCGAGGGCGATCCCGTGTCCGCCTTCGGCGGCATCGTGGCGATCAACCGCCGGGTCGATCGCACGGCCGCCGAGGCCATCGGCGAGACGTTCCTCGAGGCGGTCATCGCCCCGGGATTCGACGAGGACGCCGCCGCGCTGCTCGGGCGGAAGAAGGCCGTGCGCCTGCTCGAGACCGGTCCGCTCGGCCCCGCGGGCCCCCGGCCCGGCGTCGACTGGCGGCGCGTTCGCGGCGGGCTCCTCGTCCAGGATCGCGACGCGCTCGACTTGGTGGAGGCCGATCTCAAGGTCGTGACGTCCCGCGAGCCGACCGCCGACGAATGGAAGGATCTCCGCTTCGCGTGGACGGTGTGCCGGCACGTCCGGTCGAACGCGATCGTCTTCGCCCGGGGCCGGGGCGTGGTGGGTGTGGGCGCGGGCCAGCCGAACCGCGTGGAATCGGTCCGCATCGCCGGGCGCGTGGCGGGGGACCGCGCGCGCGGCGCGTGCATGGCGTCGGAGGCGTTCTTTCCGTTCGCGGACGGCGTGGAGGCGGCGGCCGCCGTCGGGATCGCCGCGGTCATTCAGCCGGGCGGCTCGAGGCGCGACCCCGAAGTGATCGCCGCGGCGGAAACGGCCGGGATGGCGATGGTGATGACCGGGCTCCGGCACTTCAAGCACTGA
- the purN gene encoding phosphoribosylglycinamide formyltransferase yields MPERAGPLRVGVLVSGAGTVLQALIDACRRGDVPAEIVVVISNVPDSYALERARAAGIRAVTVDHRDFSSRAAFEAVLRKTLEEAGAGLVCLAGFLRILTPSFVDAFAGRIMNIHPALLPAFGGKGMYGDRVHEAVLASGARVSGCTVHFVTRDADAGPIIVQAPVAVEDGDTPATLSARVRREELRAYPLAVRLFAEDRLRIEQNRVRRLPSGEGSRTGGEIRAKP; encoded by the coding sequence GTGCCTGAGCGCGCCGGGCCGCTGCGCGTCGGCGTCCTGGTGTCCGGCGCGGGGACGGTGCTGCAGGCCCTCATTGACGCGTGCCGGCGCGGCGACGTCCCGGCCGAGATCGTGGTGGTGATCAGCAACGTGCCGGACTCCTACGCGCTCGAGCGGGCGCGCGCCGCCGGGATCCGCGCGGTGACGGTCGACCACCGCGACTTCTCCTCGCGGGCCGCGTTCGAGGCGGTGTTGCGGAAGACGCTCGAGGAGGCCGGCGCCGGACTCGTTTGCCTCGCGGGTTTCCTGCGCATCCTCACGCCGTCCTTCGTCGACGCGTTTGCGGGCCGGATAATGAACATCCACCCGGCGCTGCTGCCCGCCTTTGGCGGCAAAGGGATGTACGGCGACCGGGTGCACGAAGCCGTGCTGGCCTCCGGTGCGCGCGTCAGCGGCTGCACGGTCCACTTCGTAACCCGGGACGCCGACGCCGGGCCGATCATCGTCCAGGCGCCGGTTGCCGTCGAGGACGGCGACACGCCGGCGACCCTGTCCGCGCGCGTACGGCGGGAAGAGCTGCGCGCCTACCCGCTGGCGGTGCGGCTGTTCGCCGAAGACCGCCTGCGGATCGAGCAGAATCGGGTGCGGCGGTTGCCGTCCGGCGAGGGGAGCCGCACCGGCGGGGAGATTCGCGCGAAGCCATGA
- the purM gene encoding phosphoribosylformylglycinamidine cyclo-ligase, giving the protein MPRPTRDPRPLSVGGFLRASPPRAARPLTYRETGVNIAAKEEILAGVRARIRATRRDGALGTGGEFGGLFRLAGYRDPVIVSSIDGVGTKTRVALLAGRARGAGADIVAHGANDVLCQGAAPLFMLDYVASSSLDPAVISDTIEGIAEACSAQGITLLGGETAEMPGVYVRGELDVVGCTVGAVERDEVVTGAEIRPGDAVVGLASDGLHTNGYTLARAVLLPRGPRDAVRRALARRLPDLGETIEEALLRPHRPYVKPVLALRRRVALHGIAHVTGGGLPGNLVRILPDGCHAVLRRSRWPVPVVFTVIQRRGRIADEEMFRTFNMGLGLLLVVPRTSAPAAVHLLEHTGERAWVVGEIEAGARGVEIRA; this is encoded by the coding sequence ATGCCCCGTCCGACGCGGGACCCCAGGCCGCTCTCCGTGGGCGGTTTCCTGCGGGCGTCGCCCCCCCGCGCCGCGCGCCCGCTGACGTACCGTGAGACGGGCGTGAATATCGCGGCCAAAGAAGAGATCCTCGCCGGCGTGCGCGCGCGGATCCGCGCGACACGCCGCGACGGGGCGCTGGGAACGGGCGGTGAGTTCGGCGGCCTCTTCCGGCTCGCCGGGTACCGTGATCCGGTCATCGTCAGCTCGATCGACGGCGTCGGGACGAAGACCCGCGTCGCGTTGCTGGCCGGCCGCGCGCGGGGGGCGGGCGCCGACATCGTGGCGCACGGCGCGAACGACGTGCTCTGCCAGGGCGCCGCGCCGTTGTTCATGCTGGACTACGTCGCGTCGTCGAGCCTCGACCCCGCGGTCATCTCGGACACGATCGAGGGAATCGCCGAAGCGTGCTCGGCGCAGGGGATCACGCTGCTCGGGGGCGAGACCGCGGAGATGCCGGGTGTCTACGTCCGGGGCGAACTCGACGTCGTCGGTTGCACCGTCGGAGCCGTCGAGCGCGACGAGGTCGTCACCGGGGCCGAGATCCGGCCGGGCGACGCCGTCGTCGGGCTGGCGAGCGACGGCCTCCATACCAACGGATACACGCTGGCGCGCGCGGTGCTGCTGCCGCGCGGCCCTCGGGACGCGGTACGGCGGGCGCTCGCGCGGCGGCTCCCGGACCTCGGCGAGACAATCGAAGAGGCGCTGCTGCGTCCGCACCGGCCGTACGTGAAGCCCGTGCTCGCGCTGCGCCGGCGCGTCGCGCTGCACGGCATCGCGCACGTCACGGGCGGCGGGCTGCCGGGCAACCTCGTGCGCATCCTCCCGGACGGGTGCCACGCCGTGCTCCGGCGCAGCCGCTGGCCGGTGCCGGTGGTGTTCACCGTGATCCAGCGGCGCGGGCGAATCGCCGACGAGGAGATGTTTCGCACGTTCAACATGGGGCTCGGGCTGCTGCTCGTCGTGCCGCGCACTTCCGCGCCGGCGGCGGTGCATCTCTTGGAGCACACCGGCGAGCGCGCGTGGGTGGTGGGGGAGATCGAGGCCGGGGCGCGCGGGGTCGAGATCCGTGCCTGA
- the purF gene encoding amidophosphoribosyltransferase yields the protein MRIAGSLRKPHTRRGTGLPWDKLREECGVFGIRTTAAAAPYVHLGLYALQHRGQESAGIATWDGTRTHVVKDMGLVAQVFTPERLARLPGGVGVGHVRYSTMGGARLENAQPFIEETPWGTLALAHNGNLVNAPMLRAELEDAGCRFHATSDTEVMTKLIATAPARTLEEAIAYCMERILGAYTAVALLGDTLTAFRDAHGIRPLAMGRLGDDVVFASESCAFDHVGAVSVADVAPGELLLAGPDGLRSVQVLPPDRRASCVFEYIYFARPDSVLESQNVHHVRRRMGRVLAREHPASADAVIAVPDSGTSAAMGFAETMGAPHEVGLIKNKYIGRTFIQPDPSMRDFGVRVKLNAVREVVAGKRIVLVDDSIVRGTTSRQIVRLLRQVGAREVHVRISSPPIRHACFYGIDTSNRGELVASRLTVEEIRREIEADSLGYLSVDGLVEALALPRPNLCLACLTGVYPTETPTEALAGRMALESRTAPVGTPGA from the coding sequence ATGCGGATCGCGGGATCGCTTCGCAAGCCTCACACCCGGCGCGGGACGGGCCTGCCCTGGGACAAGCTGCGCGAAGAGTGCGGCGTGTTCGGGATACGCACGACGGCGGCGGCCGCCCCGTACGTGCACCTCGGTCTGTACGCGCTGCAGCACCGCGGCCAGGAGAGCGCCGGCATCGCGACCTGGGACGGGACGCGGACGCACGTCGTCAAGGACATGGGGCTGGTGGCGCAGGTCTTCACGCCGGAGCGCCTCGCGCGGCTGCCGGGCGGCGTAGGGGTCGGGCACGTCCGCTACTCGACGATGGGCGGGGCGCGCCTCGAGAACGCGCAGCCCTTCATTGAAGAGACGCCCTGGGGCACGCTCGCCCTTGCCCACAACGGCAACCTCGTCAACGCGCCGATGCTGCGCGCGGAGCTCGAGGACGCCGGCTGCCGGTTCCACGCGACCTCCGACACCGAGGTCATGACGAAGCTCATCGCGACCGCGCCGGCCCGCACGCTCGAAGAGGCGATTGCCTACTGCATGGAGCGGATCCTGGGCGCCTACACCGCCGTCGCGCTGCTCGGCGACACGTTGACGGCGTTCCGCGACGCGCACGGCATCCGCCCGCTGGCGATGGGCCGGCTCGGCGACGACGTGGTCTTCGCGTCCGAGAGCTGCGCCTTCGACCACGTCGGCGCGGTATCCGTGGCGGACGTTGCCCCCGGGGAACTGCTGCTCGCCGGGCCGGACGGCCTGCGCTCGGTCCAGGTCCTGCCGCCCGACCGCCGCGCCTCGTGCGTTTTCGAGTACATCTATTTCGCGCGGCCGGACAGCGTGCTCGAGTCGCAGAACGTGCACCACGTCCGCCGGCGGATGGGCCGCGTGCTGGCCCGCGAGCACCCGGCCTCGGCCGACGCGGTGATCGCCGTTCCCGACTCCGGCACGTCCGCCGCGATGGGCTTCGCGGAGACGATGGGCGCGCCGCACGAGGTCGGACTGATCAAGAACAAGTACATCGGACGGACGTTCATCCAGCCCGATCCGTCGATGCGGGACTTCGGCGTGCGCGTGAAGCTGAACGCCGTGCGGGAGGTCGTCGCAGGCAAGCGCATCGTGCTGGTCGACGACTCGATCGTCCGCGGCACCACGAGCCGCCAGATCGTCCGGCTGCTGCGCCAGGTGGGCGCGCGCGAAGTCCACGTCCGCATCTCGTCGCCGCCCATCCGGCACGCCTGTTTCTACGGCATCGACACGAGCAACCGCGGCGAACTGGTGGCGTCGCGCCTCACCGTCGAGGAGATCCGGCGCGAGATCGAGGCGGACAGCCTCGGCTACCTCAGCGTCGACGGGCTGGTGGAGGCGCTCGCGCTGCCGCGGCCCAACCTGTGTCTCGCGTGCCTCACCGGCGTGTACCCGACGGAGACGCCGACGGAAGCGCTGGCGGGCCGCATGGCGCTCGAATCCCGCACGGCCCCCGTCGGAACGCCCGGCGCCTAA